A window of Calliopsis andreniformis isolate RMS-2024a chromosome 3, iyCalAndr_principal, whole genome shotgun sequence contains these coding sequences:
- the LOC143188702 gene encoding uncharacterized protein LOC143188702 produces the protein MSPSMEPLPVQDLDTILAQSLGKDFQIDHLEWKPLTAPGENFGSIMLAVDVTITRNNKTETLYLVAKLPPTSKYLLELFDSPVTFKKELLFYSTMAKEFINLQLESGVKDEDLDILTPKYFGGRLGLHNLEEFDEQAVIVLENLKYSGYSTEDRISGLDKKHTEHALEALAKLHAIAIALKIKKPQLFKKMISDVMAEIINETTEKCVMGMIEKARADIKDTEEAKPYLDRVNRTIEFGINIKKDTQKPKEPWGTLVHSDFWVNNMMFRHGENGEIIDVKIVDFQLSAYDYGINDLIFFLVSSVETEILDNKFSDMLDYYYSCFIKYLKTLKTDTSKFSKETFDEIVSYCGPCKFYQCIMMAQVIKAPRGSAPEMKDVNDDIFSHMVSDTIYKQSLLHIVKLFDKLGWLLK, from the coding sequence ATGTCACCGTCGATGGAACCATTGCCAGTACAGGACTTGGATACGATTCTGGCGCAAAGCCTTGGAAAAGATTTTCAAATAGACCACCTGGAATGGAAACCACTAACTGCTCCAGGAGAAAATTTTGGAAGCATTATGTTGGCCGTCGATGTTACGATAACACGAAATAACAAAACAGAAACGCTGTACTTGGTCGCTAAACTTCCACCTACCTCAAAATATCTACTAGAGCTGTTTGACAGCCCAGTGACATTTAAAAAAGAGCTATTGTTCTACAGTACAATGGCAAAGGagttcataaatcttcaattagAAAGTGGAGTAAAAGATGAGGACCTGGACATTCTTACGCCCAAATATTTTGGAGGAAGACTAGGACTACACAACCTAGAAGAATTCGATGAACAAGCTGTTATAGTTTTAGAAAACTTGAAGTATAGTGGCTACagcactgaagatagaatatcggGTCTCGATAAGAAGCATACAGAGCACGCACTCGAAGCACTGGCTAAATTGCATGCAATTGCCATTGCCTTGAAGATTAAAAAGCCTCAACTCTTTAAGAAAATGATATCAGATGTGATGGCAGAAATTATAAACGAAACAACAGAAAAATGCGTTATGGGCATGATTGAAAAAGCGCGAGCCGATATAAAGGACACTGAGGAGGCAAAACCGTACCTAGATCGTGTTAATAGGACAATCGAGTTtggtattaatataaaaaaagataCCCAGAAGCCGAAGGAACCCTGGGGAACGCTGGTTCATAGTGACTTCTGGGTGAACAATATGATGTTTAGACATGGCGAAAACGGTGAAATAATCGATGTTAAAATTGTGGACTTTCAGTTAAGTGCGTACGATTATGGCATtaacgacttgatctttttcctCGTATCGAGTGTGGAAACAGAGATCCTGGACAATAAGTTCAGCGATATGCTTGACTACTACTATTCctgttttataaaatatttgaaaaccttAAAAACTGATACTAGTAAGTTTTCCAAAGAAACATTTGATGAAATTGTGAGCTACTGTGGTCCCTGTAAGTTCTATCAATGCATCATGATGGCCCAAGTAATTAAAGCGCCTCGAGGGTCTGCGCCAGAAATGAAAGACGTAAATGATGATATTTTCTCACACATGGTCAGCGATACAATTTATAAACAGTCATTGTTACATATTGTAAAACTTTTTGATAAGTTGGGATGGCTGCTTAAATAA